The following are encoded together in the Tepidiforma bonchosmolovskayae genome:
- a CDS encoding molybdopterin-dependent oxidoreductase, protein MDRRQFIKLSAGLAAAGTAAYAGQRLSFLQAAPGVANPLQYYPNRGWERLYRDQYRYDSSFTFVCAPNCTHNCRLRAFVRNGIVIRTEQNYDCQDVGDPSGNFATAAWNPRGCNKGATLTRRIYGPYRLRNPMIRKGWKQWADDGFPALTPEARSKYRFDARGRDTFVNVSWDDAFRYAARGLEAIARRYSGEEGKRILLEEGYQPEMVEEMGGAGTRTFKMRGGMGLLGVLGKYGMYRMSNMMALLDVHVRGVSPEEARGGRNWSNYTWHGDQAPGTPFVTGLQNSDCDFNDMRNARLHIGVGKNLVENKMADAHFFIELMERGGKIVTITPEYSPPATKADYWIPCRPGLGDTAIFLAISRILMERKLYDADFVKRFTDLPLLIRTDTLKRLDPRDVFPGYQPSLDPNGPSFKVQGLTRDQYSKLQDYVVYDSKSRSLSPVTRDDVGDRLAAKGIDPQLEYTGTVRTLDGRDVQVMTLWEAYKIHLRDYDVATASEISGAPAELIERLANDIATMKPVAIHVGEGINHWFHATLHNRAVHLPLMLTGNIGKPGAGMYSWAGNYKAALFQGTPETGPGFKGWIAEDPFEPNLDPAARGKDIKAHAYTKDEEPAFWDHGDRAFIVDTPKYGRKVFTGKTHMPTPTKVIWTTNVNLINNAKWLYMVLFNVLPKIDMIITQDIEMTLSCEYSDVVLPANSWLEMQQVEVTASCQNPFLQIWKGGIPPMFDTRDDISIMAGVAKALSELTGDERFANYWKFALEGRADIYLQRLLDSSGTTSGYRVSDILAGKYGEPGSALMLFRSYPRVPYYEQIHDSMPFHTDTGRMNSYCDIPEALEYGENFIVHREGPEATPYLPNVIVSSNPLIRPEDYGIPPDDLDPERRTVRNIKLPWNQVKQTRNPLWEQGFRFYFLTPKTRHTVHSSWSVTDWMNLYATDFTDPYRADRRMASVGDQQLHMNPEDARELGLEEGDYVWVDANPADRPFFGWTPDDPRYKVARLMLRVKLNPAYPRGVVMTKHGGFGATEKTVLAHETRADGRAVSADTGYQSNFRYGSHQSVTRDWSMPMHQTDHLFHKAKVAQAFIFGGEADNHAVNTVPKETLVRITKAEDGGLNGQGKWAAGQDGMSPGRTSAVMDRYIAGKLVTVRRA, encoded by the coding sequence GTGGACCGACGCCAGTTCATCAAGCTCTCCGCCGGCCTCGCCGCTGCCGGCACCGCCGCCTACGCAGGGCAGCGTCTCTCGTTTCTCCAGGCAGCGCCTGGCGTCGCCAATCCCCTGCAGTATTACCCAAACCGTGGGTGGGAACGCCTCTACCGCGACCAGTACCGGTACGACAGCTCGTTCACCTTCGTCTGCGCCCCGAACTGCACCCACAACTGCCGCCTCCGCGCGTTCGTCCGCAACGGAATCGTCATCCGCACGGAACAGAATTACGACTGCCAGGATGTCGGCGACCCCTCCGGGAACTTCGCCACCGCCGCCTGGAACCCCCGCGGCTGCAACAAGGGCGCGACCCTCACCCGCCGCATCTACGGCCCGTACCGTCTGAGGAACCCCATGATCCGCAAAGGATGGAAGCAGTGGGCCGACGACGGCTTCCCGGCCCTCACCCCGGAAGCGCGCTCGAAATACCGGTTCGATGCCCGCGGACGCGACACCTTCGTCAACGTCTCATGGGACGACGCCTTCCGCTACGCCGCCCGCGGCCTCGAGGCGATCGCCCGCCGCTACTCCGGCGAGGAGGGCAAGCGCATCCTCCTCGAAGAAGGCTACCAGCCCGAAATGGTCGAGGAGATGGGCGGTGCCGGCACCCGCACCTTCAAGATGCGGGGCGGCATGGGGCTCCTCGGTGTCCTCGGCAAGTACGGCATGTACCGCATGTCGAACATGATGGCCCTCCTCGACGTTCACGTCCGGGGAGTATCCCCCGAGGAGGCACGTGGCGGCCGCAACTGGTCCAACTACACCTGGCACGGCGACCAGGCCCCCGGCACTCCCTTCGTCACCGGCCTCCAAAACTCTGATTGCGACTTCAATGACATGCGCAATGCCCGCCTCCACATCGGCGTCGGCAAAAACCTCGTCGAAAACAAAATGGCCGACGCCCACTTCTTCATCGAATTGATGGAGCGCGGCGGCAAGATTGTCACCATCACCCCCGAGTACTCGCCGCCAGCCACCAAGGCCGACTACTGGATTCCCTGCCGCCCCGGCCTCGGCGATACCGCCATCTTCCTCGCAATTTCGCGCATCCTCATGGAGCGCAAACTCTACGACGCAGATTTCGTCAAACGGTTTACCGACCTCCCGCTCCTCATCCGCACTGACACCCTCAAGCGGCTCGACCCGCGTGACGTCTTCCCGGGCTACCAGCCCTCCCTCGATCCGAATGGCCCCAGCTTCAAAGTCCAGGGCCTCACCAGGGATCAATACAGCAAGCTGCAGGATTACGTTGTTTACGACAGCAAGTCCCGGTCGCTCAGTCCCGTCACCCGCGACGATGTCGGCGACCGCCTGGCGGCGAAGGGCATCGACCCCCAGCTCGAATACACCGGCACCGTCCGGACCCTCGACGGGCGGGATGTCCAGGTCATGACGCTCTGGGAGGCGTACAAGATTCACCTCCGGGACTACGACGTCGCCACCGCGTCCGAAATCTCGGGCGCGCCCGCAGAACTCATCGAACGCCTCGCAAACGACATCGCCACCATGAAGCCGGTGGCCATTCATGTCGGCGAAGGCATCAATCACTGGTTCCATGCCACCCTCCACAACCGCGCGGTGCACCTCCCGCTCATGCTGACCGGGAACATCGGTAAACCCGGCGCGGGCATGTACTCCTGGGCCGGTAACTACAAGGCCGCCCTCTTCCAGGGCACTCCCGAGACCGGCCCCGGCTTCAAAGGATGGATCGCCGAAGACCCGTTCGAACCGAACCTCGACCCCGCAGCCCGGGGCAAGGACATCAAAGCCCACGCCTACACCAAGGATGAAGAGCCCGCATTCTGGGACCACGGCGACCGGGCGTTCATCGTCGATACCCCGAAGTACGGGCGGAAGGTCTTCACCGGGAAGACCCATATGCCCACGCCAACCAAGGTTATCTGGACGACCAACGTCAACCTGATCAACAACGCCAAGTGGCTGTATATGGTTCTCTTCAATGTCCTGCCGAAGATCGACATGATCATCACGCAAGACATTGAAATGACTCTTTCCTGCGAATACTCCGATGTCGTCCTTCCTGCCAATTCATGGCTCGAAATGCAGCAGGTGGAAGTCACTGCCTCCTGCCAGAACCCCTTCCTCCAAATCTGGAAGGGCGGCATCCCGCCGATGTTCGATACCCGCGACGACATCTCGATTATGGCTGGAGTCGCCAAGGCCCTCAGTGAACTCACCGGCGACGAACGCTTCGCCAACTACTGGAAGTTCGCGCTCGAAGGCCGGGCCGACATCTACCTGCAGCGTCTGCTCGACTCCTCGGGAACTACCAGCGGATACCGCGTCAGCGACATCCTCGCCGGAAAGTACGGCGAGCCCGGCTCTGCCCTCATGCTCTTCCGCTCGTATCCTCGGGTCCCCTACTACGAGCAGATTCACGACAGCATGCCATTCCACACCGATACGGGAAGGATGAACTCGTATTGCGACATCCCCGAGGCCCTCGAATACGGCGAAAACTTCATCGTCCACCGCGAAGGCCCAGAGGCAACCCCATATCTCCCAAACGTCATCGTGTCGTCGAATCCGCTCATCCGTCCCGAAGACTACGGCATCCCGCCCGACGACCTTGACCCCGAGCGCCGAACGGTCCGCAACATCAAGCTCCCGTGGAACCAGGTGAAGCAAACCCGCAACCCGCTCTGGGAACAGGGCTTCCGCTTCTACTTCCTGACCCCCAAAACCCGGCACACAGTCCACTCGTCCTGGTCGGTTACCGACTGGATGAACCTCTATGCTACCGACTTCACCGACCCCTACCGCGCCGACAGGCGCATGGCGAGCGTGGGCGACCAGCAGCTCCACATGAATCCCGAGGACGCACGCGAACTCGGTCTTGAAGAAGGTGACTACGTCTGGGTCGATGCCAACCCCGCCGACCGGCCCTTCTTCGGCTGGACGCCCGATGACCCCCGGTACAAGGTCGCCCGCCTGATGCTCCGGGTGAAGCTCAACCCCGCCTACCCCCGCGGCGTCGTCATGACCAAGCACGGCGGCTTCGGCGCCACCGAAAAGACCGTCCTCGCCCATGAAACCCGCGCCGATGGCCGGGCGGTCTCCGCCGACACCGGCTACCAGTCCAACTTCCGCTACGGCTCGCACCAGAGCGTCACCCGTGACTGGTCCATGCCGATGCACCAGACCGACCACCTTTTCCACAAGGCAAAAGTTGCCCAGGCCTTCATCTTTGGCGGCGAGGCCGACAATCACGCCGTCAACACCGTCCCCAAAGAGACGCTTGTCCGCATCACCAAAGCCGAGGACGGCGGCCTCAACGGCCAGGGTAAGTGGGCTGCCGGCCAGGACGGCATGTCGCCGGGCCGCACCAGCGCAGTCATGGACCGCTACATCGCCGGCAAGCTCGTCACCGTGAGGAGGGCCTGA
- a CDS encoding Crp/Fnr family transcriptional regulator: protein MQPTAEDVRAIPHFTPLTTREAELVAPLLRSVRLDERQRLIAEGEPCEGFYFVRRGRLRLFRTAPDGREQTLRIVAAGETFGEVPVFDGGPNAASAEAIEPADVVLVPLAVAQVLVERYPEVARRLLRHLAARLRAFNELVEQLSLQTVQQRLARYLYFAAKETGVETAGGIAVERRLSGQDLASLVGSVREVVARTLKGLEDEGVIVIERQRYLIRSLEELRRYF from the coding sequence ATGCAGCCGACTGCGGAGGACGTTCGCGCGATTCCGCACTTCACGCCGCTGACGACGCGGGAAGCCGAGCTTGTGGCGCCGTTACTGCGCTCCGTGCGGCTCGACGAGCGGCAGCGGCTGATTGCCGAGGGCGAGCCGTGCGAGGGCTTTTACTTCGTGCGGAGAGGGAGGCTGCGGCTGTTCCGGACAGCACCGGATGGGCGTGAGCAGACGCTTCGGATTGTGGCGGCCGGCGAGACCTTTGGCGAAGTGCCGGTTTTCGATGGGGGACCCAACGCGGCGAGCGCTGAGGCGATCGAACCGGCTGACGTCGTGCTGGTACCCTTGGCAGTAGCCCAGGTCCTGGTGGAACGCTACCCGGAGGTCGCGCGGCGCCTCCTGCGGCACCTCGCGGCCAGGCTCCGGGCCTTCAATGAGCTGGTTGAGCAGCTTTCGCTCCAGACCGTACAGCAGCGCCTGGCCCGCTACCTCTACTTCGCGGCGAAAGAGACCGGCGTCGAGACGGCGGGCGGAATCGCGGTGGAACGACGGCTGAGCGGACAGGACCTGGCCTCGCTGGTCGGGAGCGTCCGTGAAGTGGTTGCCCGCACGCTGAAGGGGCTTGAGGACGAAGGGGTTATCGTCATCGAGCGGCAGCGCTATCTCATCCGGAGCCTTGAGGAGCTCCGGCGTTATTTCTGA
- a CDS encoding DUF2249 domain-containing protein produces the protein MMQIVVDNRGLEPPQPMVRILQALGQLGPGDELVALMDREPRLLYAELERRGYTWEFTASEDGPRIRIWREPAP, from the coding sequence ATGATGCAGATAGTCGTGGACAACCGGGGCCTCGAGCCCCCGCAGCCAATGGTCCGCATCCTCCAGGCCCTTGGGCAGCTCGGCCCGGGTGATGAACTGGTCGCGCTGATGGACCGCGAGCCCCGTCTGCTGTACGCAGAACTCGAGCGTCGCGGCTACACCTGGGAGTTCACCGCATCCGAGGATGGCCCCCGCATCCGCATCTGGCGTGAGCCCGCGCCGTGA
- a CDS encoding enoyl-CoA hydratase-related protein, whose amino-acid sequence MNRPERRNALSLGHLRELRDAFRSVGESDALGVILAGNGPVFSAGHDFSEMAGAGLKEMRELLWTCTDLMETMQRIPQVVIARVHGLATAAGCQLVATCDLAVASEEAAFATPGGKGGWFCHTPLVAVSRSIARKHALELALTGDTIDAHTALQWGLVNRVVPAELLESATLDLLQRATRGSAFSKGVGKLGFYTQVEMNQHDAYAYAVELMAAASQSEDAQEGMRSFLEKRPPAWRNR is encoded by the coding sequence ATGAACCGCCCCGAGCGGCGCAATGCCCTCTCGCTCGGACACCTGCGCGAACTCCGCGACGCCTTCCGCAGCGTCGGCGAGTCCGATGCCCTCGGGGTCATCCTCGCCGGCAACGGCCCCGTCTTCTCTGCCGGCCACGATTTCTCCGAAATGGCCGGCGCCGGCCTCAAGGAGATGCGCGAACTCCTCTGGACCTGCACCGACCTGATGGAAACCATGCAGCGCATCCCCCAGGTGGTCATCGCCCGCGTCCACGGCCTGGCGACCGCCGCCGGCTGCCAGCTCGTTGCCACCTGCGACCTCGCCGTCGCCTCCGAAGAAGCCGCCTTCGCAACCCCCGGCGGCAAAGGCGGCTGGTTCTGCCATACCCCGCTCGTGGCCGTCAGCCGCAGCATCGCCCGCAAGCACGCGCTCGAACTCGCCCTCACCGGCGACACCATCGATGCTCACACCGCCCTCCAGTGGGGCCTCGTCAACCGCGTCGTCCCCGCCGAGCTCCTCGAATCCGCAACCCTCGACCTCCTCCAGCGCGCGACCCGCGGTTCCGCCTTCTCCAAGGGCGTCGGCAAGCTCGGGTTCTATACCCAGGTCGAAATGAACCAGCACGACGCCTACGCCTACGCCGTTGAACTCATGGCCGCCGCCTCACAGTCCGAAGACGCCCAGGAAGGCATGCGCTCCTTCCTCGAAAAGCGCCCGCCCGCCTGGCGCAACCGCTAG
- a CDS encoding ADP-ribosylglycohydrolase family protein yields the protein MQLQNRYRGAMLGLAAGDAVGTTVEFRPRGSFQPVRDMVGGGPFGLKPGEWTDDTSMALCLAESLVSRRGFDAADQMRRYCRWRDTGYLASNGRCFDIGLTVSAALRRFEESGEPFAGSPDPRTAGNGSLMRLAPAVLFGYPDAHEAERLAAESSRTTHGAAECIDACRLFARMLCRALSGAPKEAVLLGDAEGFAGEPAIAAIARGGYLRKSEDEIRGSGYVVESLEAALWAFAGADSFEEAILRAVNLGNDADTTAAIAGQLAGAYWGEDGIPRRWKERLALRDVIERLADDLLALAVARNRSG from the coding sequence ATGCAGCTGCAAAACCGTTACCGCGGCGCCATGCTCGGGCTGGCGGCCGGCGACGCGGTGGGAACGACGGTCGAGTTTCGGCCGCGCGGCAGTTTCCAGCCGGTGCGGGACATGGTCGGCGGGGGGCCGTTCGGGCTGAAGCCCGGGGAGTGGACCGACGACACCTCGATGGCGCTGTGCCTGGCCGAGAGCCTGGTGAGCCGCCGCGGGTTCGACGCCGCCGACCAGATGCGGCGGTACTGCCGCTGGCGGGACACGGGCTATCTCGCGAGCAACGGGCGCTGCTTCGACATTGGGCTGACGGTCAGTGCGGCGCTGCGGCGGTTCGAGGAGAGCGGCGAGCCCTTCGCGGGGAGCCCGGACCCGCGCACGGCGGGCAACGGTTCGCTGATGCGGCTCGCACCGGCGGTGCTCTTCGGGTACCCGGACGCGCACGAGGCTGAGCGGCTGGCAGCGGAGAGTTCGCGGACGACGCACGGCGCTGCGGAGTGCATCGATGCGTGCCGGCTGTTCGCGCGGATGCTCTGCCGCGCCCTCTCCGGGGCGCCGAAAGAGGCCGTGCTGCTGGGCGATGCCGAGGGGTTTGCCGGGGAGCCGGCGATTGCGGCCATCGCCCGGGGCGGCTACCTGCGCAAGTCAGAGGACGAGATCCGGGGGAGCGGCTACGTGGTCGAGAGCCTGGAGGCGGCGCTTTGGGCTTTCGCCGGCGCGGATTCGTTCGAGGAGGCGATCCTGCGGGCGGTGAACCTGGGCAACGACGCCGATACGACGGCGGCCATTGCCGGACAGCTCGCAGGGGCGTACTGGGGCGAGGACGGCATCCCACGGCGCTGGAAGGAACGGCTGGCGCTGCGCGACGTCATCGAGCGGCTTGCGGATGACCTGCTGGCGCTGGCAGTGGCCCGGAACAGGAGCGGATAA
- a CDS encoding DEAD/DEAH box helicase, which yields MADEQTTNEAAGGEAAAPAERPVVGARLRRNDIALFVPKVKPLVQAMRSLKVARYDWRNQQWTIPLRKAADAYRALEAAGADVSALASLVGISAIRQVDAEEIIVKFPELFPHQREGVRFLASSRGAILADDMGLGKTRQAIIALGERRPEGNLLVVCPASLKLNWRREIQVVYPDAEVRIINGPDPVIPARWTIINYDLLARKRPEIVGNLWSGVIFDEAHYIKNATAARSKAALAIAERIEDCYLLTGTPVMNRPIELFNLLRAIDHPLSVSYIEFGKRYCDGKWDGYGWDFSGASNLDELKARTEGSILARRKEDVLDLPPKLRSEVPVPLDPNKYRELEQQFVGLAQQQRQKYQGNVRWNELLPVMTKLRHAVAKDKAKHTARLVRDALEQGEKAIVFTGFNAVADTLQAEFGPAAVRLTGDTSQKARQEAVDRFQSDPEVRVFVGNILAAGTGITLTAATHVFFNDLDWVPANHLQAEDRAYRIGQNRMVNVYYVSAPGTFDEIVWFVLKRKLAVLDQLDFSQRGSAPESGDARDEILQALLEQFAGFETAASAERWLKEQGKEA from the coding sequence ATGGCAGATGAGCAGACGACCAACGAAGCTGCCGGCGGCGAGGCCGCCGCGCCGGCAGAGCGGCCGGTGGTGGGGGCCCGCCTTCGCCGGAACGACATCGCGCTCTTCGTCCCGAAGGTGAAGCCGCTGGTCCAGGCGATGCGGTCGCTGAAGGTGGCGCGGTATGACTGGCGGAACCAGCAGTGGACGATCCCGCTGCGGAAGGCGGCCGACGCCTACCGGGCGCTCGAGGCGGCGGGGGCCGACGTGAGCGCGCTGGCGTCGCTGGTGGGGATCTCGGCGATCCGCCAGGTGGATGCCGAGGAGATCATCGTGAAGTTCCCGGAGCTCTTCCCGCACCAGCGGGAGGGGGTGCGATTCCTCGCTTCGTCGCGGGGGGCGATCCTCGCGGACGACATGGGCCTCGGGAAGACGCGCCAGGCGATCATCGCGCTGGGCGAGCGGCGGCCCGAAGGGAACCTGCTGGTCGTCTGTCCCGCCTCGCTGAAGCTGAACTGGCGCCGCGAGATCCAGGTGGTCTACCCGGATGCGGAGGTGCGGATTATCAACGGGCCGGACCCGGTCATCCCGGCGCGGTGGACGATCATTAACTACGACCTCCTGGCGCGGAAGCGGCCGGAGATTGTGGGGAACCTGTGGTCGGGGGTGATCTTCGACGAGGCGCACTACATCAAGAACGCGACGGCGGCGCGCTCGAAGGCGGCGCTGGCGATCGCGGAGCGGATTGAGGACTGCTACCTGCTGACCGGCACGCCGGTGATGAACCGGCCGATTGAGCTGTTCAACCTGCTGCGGGCGATCGACCACCCGCTCAGCGTGAGCTACATCGAGTTCGGCAAGCGGTACTGCGACGGGAAGTGGGACGGCTACGGCTGGGATTTCAGCGGGGCTTCGAACCTGGATGAGCTGAAAGCGCGGACCGAGGGGTCGATCCTGGCGCGGCGGAAGGAGGACGTGCTCGACCTGCCGCCGAAGCTGCGGAGCGAGGTGCCGGTCCCGCTCGACCCGAACAAGTACCGCGAGCTGGAGCAGCAGTTCGTTGGGCTGGCGCAGCAGCAGCGGCAGAAGTACCAGGGGAACGTCCGCTGGAACGAGCTGCTGCCGGTGATGACGAAGCTGCGGCACGCGGTGGCGAAGGACAAGGCGAAGCATACGGCGAGGCTCGTCCGGGATGCCCTGGAGCAGGGCGAGAAGGCGATTGTGTTCACCGGTTTCAACGCGGTGGCGGACACGCTGCAGGCGGAGTTCGGGCCGGCGGCGGTGCGGCTGACAGGCGACACGTCGCAAAAGGCGCGGCAGGAAGCCGTCGACCGGTTCCAGAGCGACCCGGAGGTGCGGGTGTTCGTCGGGAACATCCTGGCGGCGGGCACGGGCATTACGCTGACGGCTGCGACGCACGTCTTCTTCAACGACCTCGACTGGGTGCCTGCGAACCACCTGCAGGCTGAGGACCGGGCGTACCGGATTGGGCAAAACCGGATGGTGAACGTGTACTACGTCTCGGCGCCGGGAACCTTCGACGAAATTGTCTGGTTCGTGCTGAAGCGGAAGTTAGCGGTGCTGGACCAGCTGGACTTCTCGCAGCGGGGTTCGGCGCCCGAGTCCGGGGACGCACGGGACGAAATCCTGCAGGCGCTGCTGGAGCAGTTCGCCGGCTTCGAGACCGCGGCAAGCGCGGAGCGCTGGCTCAAGGAACAGGGGAAGGAGGCGTAG
- a CDS encoding biotin/lipoyl-containing protein codes for MAKVTIGGRTYEVEVRGDRVIVDGHEYPVTVREESGYVTVTAGGVPYRVQLPPPDQRQSGMEVQVDYRPFKVEWEGRLGGGPAPRERTAGSAVAAGGAKAAVKGAVTAQISGKVVRINVKPGQAVAKGDVLLILEAMKMENEIKAPADGTVKEVPVAEGARVAEGDVLVVLE; via the coding sequence ATGGCCAAAGTCACCATCGGAGGCCGCACCTACGAGGTCGAAGTCCGCGGCGACCGCGTCATCGTCGACGGCCACGAGTACCCCGTCACCGTCCGCGAAGAATCCGGCTACGTCACCGTCACCGCCGGCGGCGTGCCCTACCGGGTTCAGCTTCCCCCGCCCGACCAGCGCCAGAGCGGCATGGAAGTCCAGGTCGATTACCGGCCCTTCAAGGTCGAGTGGGAAGGCCGTCTCGGCGGCGGTCCCGCACCGCGTGAGCGAACCGCCGGGTCAGCCGTTGCCGCCGGCGGCGCGAAAGCCGCCGTCAAGGGTGCCGTCACCGCCCAGATTAGCGGCAAGGTCGTCCGCATCAACGTGAAACCCGGCCAGGCCGTCGCAAAGGGCGACGTCCTCCTCATCCTCGAAGCCATGAAGATGGAGAACGAAATCAAGGCCCCGGCCGACGGCACCGTCAAAGAGGTCCCCGTTGCCGAGGGCGCCCGCGTCGCCGAGGGCGACGTCCTCGTCGTTCTCGAGTAG